From the genome of Halobellus litoreus, one region includes:
- a CDS encoding amino acid ABC transporter substrate-binding protein gives MARDDTSIRRRTYLKGAGATGTLAITGLAGCTLGGGGGDDGGDSGGDSGGDGGDSGDDGGDSGGDSGGDTTPLTIAGTVPETGSFSSLGQDLRRGYELGVARMNEELDREVELVLRDDESDAQTLREQLQAIVSNNDVNMIWGSFSSLLVTAGSAFAENQGLPFLGIAFAYEAPHRNDNYEWTFAPFPKSRDVARSTLGTLELIPEEERPTNVGIWEPNSGWGEEQAQYWEDTLTEAGYEVVMREVFEIGSSDFSTLISQAQSNEVEVLLSNPTPGGGITAVNQMRDNNWAPKMLKFVRGADPSAWWSALGQDGAYALMCPGWVPGLTGNGNAALRESFFNEYDVESEYMPANVGGSYNLTQVAQQAVEAAGSVEPTAIRDALRNTDFETVIGSFSFEENGLPAEGELTAPTGQWWDGAQRLAYPDTDSERAVDFRYPIPPWSER, from the coding sequence ATGGCTCGTGATGACACCTCGATTCGACGACGAACGTATCTGAAAGGTGCCGGAGCGACCGGTACGCTCGCGATCACCGGTCTCGCCGGCTGTACGCTCGGCGGCGGGGGCGGAGACGACGGCGGCGACAGTGGCGGTGACAGCGGTGGCGACGGCGGCGACAGCGGAGACGACGGCGGCGACAGTGGCGGGGACAGCGGCGGCGACACGACCCCGCTCACAATCGCCGGGACGGTCCCGGAAACGGGGAGTTTCTCCTCGCTCGGGCAGGACCTCCGGCGGGGCTACGAACTCGGCGTCGCGCGGATGAACGAGGAACTCGATCGGGAGGTCGAACTCGTCCTCCGCGACGACGAGAGCGACGCCCAGACGCTCCGCGAGCAGCTCCAGGCCATCGTGAGCAACAACGACGTCAATATGATCTGGGGGAGCTTCTCCAGCCTGCTCGTCACGGCCGGAAGCGCCTTCGCGGAGAACCAGGGGCTTCCGTTCCTGGGCATCGCGTTCGCCTACGAGGCACCGCACCGAAACGACAACTACGAGTGGACCTTCGCGCCGTTCCCGAAGTCCCGAGACGTCGCCCGTTCGACGCTCGGAACGCTCGAACTCATCCCCGAGGAGGAGCGGCCGACGAACGTCGGCATCTGGGAGCCCAACTCGGGCTGGGGCGAAGAGCAGGCTCAGTACTGGGAGGACACGCTCACGGAAGCCGGCTACGAGGTCGTGATGCGGGAGGTCTTCGAGATCGGTTCCTCGGACTTCTCGACGCTCATCTCGCAGGCACAGAGCAACGAGGTCGAGGTGCTTCTGTCGAACCCGACGCCCGGCGGCGGCATCACCGCGGTCAACCAGATGCGCGACAACAACTGGGCCCCGAAGATGCTGAAGTTCGTCCGCGGTGCGGACCCCTCCGCATGGTGGTCGGCGCTCGGCCAGGACGGCGCCTACGCGCTGATGTGTCCCGGCTGGGTGCCGGGACTCACCGGCAACGGCAACGCCGCGCTCCGAGAGTCGTTCTTCAACGAGTACGACGTCGAGAGCGAGTATATGCCCGCGAACGTCGGCGGCTCGTACAACCTGACGCAGGTCGCCCAGCAGGCCGTCGAGGCGGCAGGCTCCGTCGAGCCCACCGCGATCCGCGACGCGCTCCGAAATACGGATTTCGAGACCGTGATCGGCTCGTTCAGCTTCGAGGAGAACGGGCTGCCCGCGGAGGGCGAGCTGACCGCGCCGACCGGCCAGTGGTGGGACGGCGCACAGCGCCTCGCGTACCCGGACACCGACTCCGAGCGCGCGGTCGACTTCCGATACCCGATCCCGCCGTGGAGCGAGCGATGA
- a CDS encoding cupin domain-containing protein — MAQQEPEELLEMSSDTRSILEEHDLRPLWEVEDEMGTVLDDPEADIWKWEDIKESIDAIERDVPIADLPPGFQRRVAVPINTANAISNTIYVGIQTVSPGETAPSHRHGANALRFTIDGHEDMKTVVAGEEFPMKDNDLITTPQWEWHDHVNESDETAAWLDVLDLPLVLDSLNAKNTFEYHELERQPVTKSQGYWASQYGRGRAQEDLKEDGIPGPFEGNQEPTPPYRFQWEEMVESLHQRADNNDPNPNDGYSLSYVNPASGEPPLFPTMSFRAQLMQEDTDPHFHNMTEVFFVIDGEGITHIGDEAFEWGEWDIFIVPPDEIHHHEPDGEATLLAMTDRPVFEAFNLYAEAEPSS, encoded by the coding sequence ATGGCACAGCAAGAGCCAGAGGAACTCCTAGAGATGAGTTCCGATACACGGAGCATCCTCGAGGAGCACGACCTCCGTCCACTCTGGGAAGTCGAAGACGAGATGGGTACCGTCCTCGACGACCCGGAGGCGGACATCTGGAAGTGGGAGGACATCAAGGAGTCCATCGACGCGATCGAACGCGACGTTCCGATCGCGGACCTGCCGCCGGGGTTCCAGCGACGAGTGGCCGTCCCGATCAACACGGCGAACGCGATCTCGAACACGATCTACGTCGGGATCCAGACGGTCTCGCCGGGTGAGACCGCGCCGTCGCACCGCCACGGGGCGAACGCCCTGCGCTTTACCATCGACGGCCACGAGGATATGAAGACGGTCGTCGCGGGTGAGGAGTTCCCGATGAAGGACAACGACCTTATCACGACGCCGCAGTGGGAGTGGCACGACCACGTCAACGAGAGCGACGAAACCGCCGCGTGGCTCGACGTGCTCGACCTCCCGCTCGTCCTCGACTCGCTGAACGCCAAGAACACCTTCGAGTACCACGAACTCGAACGACAGCCGGTCACGAAGAGCCAGGGGTACTGGGCCTCCCAGTACGGCCGCGGGCGGGCGCAGGAGGACCTGAAGGAAGACGGGATCCCCGGTCCATTCGAGGGGAACCAGGAGCCCACGCCGCCGTATCGCTTCCAGTGGGAGGAGATGGTGGAGTCGCTGCACCAGCGCGCCGACAACAACGACCCGAACCCGAACGACGGCTACAGCCTCTCGTACGTCAACCCCGCCAGTGGCGAACCGCCGCTGTTCCCGACGATGTCGTTCCGCGCCCAGTTGATGCAGGAGGACACCGACCCGCACTTCCACAACATGACCGAGGTGTTCTTCGTCATCGACGGCGAGGGCATCACCCACATCGGCGACGAGGCCTTCGAGTGGGGCGAGTGGGACATCTTCATCGTCCCGCCGGACGAGATCCACCACCACGAACCCGACGGCGAGGCGACGTTGCTGGCGATGACGGACCGGCCGGTCTTCGAGGCGTTCAACCTCTACGCCGAGGCCGAACCCTCTTCCTGA
- a CDS encoding acyl-CoA thioesterase → MYERTWTVRFSDTDPHGIAHYPRIVDALHETSDMFMQEIGFPFWELTENYDFGFPLVDMQFEFKAPLHAGDDVRMTLTPDPSTRAVRFEYEAYNGDTLAFSGYEQRVCAETGGGGAVEIPEEIHSKFVEYAEE, encoded by the coding sequence ATGTACGAACGCACCTGGACGGTCCGGTTCTCGGACACCGATCCACACGGCATCGCTCACTACCCCCGCATCGTGGACGCGCTCCACGAGACCTCGGATATGTTTATGCAGGAGATCGGATTCCCGTTCTGGGAGCTCACGGAGAACTACGACTTCGGATTCCCGCTCGTCGATATGCAGTTCGAATTCAAAGCCCCACTCCACGCGGGCGACGATGTCCGGATGACGCTGACGCCGGACCCCAGCACGCGCGCCGTCCGGTTCGAGTACGAGGCGTACAACGGCGACACGCTCGCGTTCTCGGGGTACGAGCAGCGCGTCTGTGCCGAAACCGGCGGTGGCGGCGCCGTCGAAATCCCCGAGGAGATACACTCGAAGTTCGTCGAGTACGCCGAGGAGTAA
- a CDS encoding acetate--CoA ligase family protein, translated as MSETLPEPIAAAREDGRDTLTEAEGKRLLASVGIDTPAFEVCADADEAVAAADEIGYPVVVKVSSPDVTHKSDWAGGVGVAVGLDTPDAVREATTAVLDAADERGVAADVLVEAAMDLERGTEVIVGGVRDPSFGPVVLTGLGGVFTEIFEDTSHRIAPIDGREARAMIEELQSAPLLSGYRGSDPADVESLAETIAAVGDLVVDQPIAELDVNPVLATTDGVIALDALVVLEER; from the coding sequence ATGAGTGAGACCCTCCCGGAACCGATCGCTGCCGCTCGCGAAGACGGCAGGGACACGCTGACCGAGGCCGAGGGGAAGCGGCTCCTCGCGTCGGTCGGTATCGACACGCCCGCCTTCGAGGTCTGTGCCGACGCAGACGAGGCGGTCGCGGCGGCCGACGAGATCGGCTATCCGGTGGTCGTGAAGGTCTCGTCGCCGGACGTCACGCACAAGAGCGACTGGGCGGGCGGCGTCGGCGTCGCCGTCGGACTCGACACCCCGGACGCGGTTCGGGAGGCCACGACGGCCGTCCTCGACGCCGCCGACGAGCGCGGTGTCGCTGCCGACGTCCTCGTCGAGGCGGCGATGGATCTGGAGCGGGGGACCGAAGTGATCGTCGGCGGGGTTCGCGATCCATCGTTCGGCCCGGTCGTGCTTACCGGACTGGGGGGCGTGTTCACGGAGATATTCGAGGACACCAGCCACCGGATCGCCCCGATCGACGGCCGCGAGGCCCGAGCGATGATCGAGGAGTTACAGTCCGCGCCCCTGCTTTCGGGCTACCGGGGCAGCGATCCTGCGGACGTCGAGAGCCTCGCCGAGACCATCGCGGCCGTCGGCGATCTGGTCGTCGACCAGCCGATCGCCGAACTCGACGTCAACCCAGTTCTTGCGACGACCGATGGAGTGATAGCGCTCGACGCGCTGGTCGTACTTGAGGAACGATAA
- a CDS encoding CoA-binding protein has product MTLRQLFDPSGIAVVGASATEGKIGYEAMANAARFDGPVYPVNPSATGELFGSRFVSSVTEIDGDVDLALCCVPGPAVPEVLEECGEAGIGAAVIYASGFAEAGEQGEALQTAIVDVADEYDISLLGPNTSGFIVPALDLRCSFASGAEEIPAGNVAVVAQSGGVGLVLAFQARRQGRGVSAEVGLGNRANVGFAEAIEYFDGDEKTDAIVLHVEGTDDGRRLLEACRESDTPVIAYKVGQSDVGDFAESHTGALTGDHELYTAGFAQYGVPTVDATDDLLDAAAALGDSPTPDGPNVGVVTAQAGPGIIITDRIQRAGGRLPQLTEETQERVDEILPGITYADNPVDTGRPMPEFGEVVTAVAEDDRVDVVLVYELFEAAIGFPIEELDGLAERVGKPVLFATEGIEEALADERQALRDVGVPFFETPERAADAAGALARYAQLREDDRVTDGGELQAGTNADEAVTADE; this is encoded by the coding sequence ATGGCGAACGCCGCGAGGTTCGACGGACCGGTGTATCCGGTGAACCCGTCGGCCACGGGGGAACTGTTCGGGTCGCGGTTCGTCTCGTCGGTGACAGAAATCGACGGCGACGTCGACCTGGCGCTCTGTTGCGTTCCCGGACCTGCAGTGCCGGAGGTGCTCGAAGAGTGCGGCGAGGCGGGGATCGGCGCGGCGGTCATTTACGCCAGCGGATTCGCCGAAGCCGGCGAGCAGGGCGAGGCGCTGCAGACGGCCATCGTCGACGTCGCCGACGAGTACGATATCTCGCTGCTCGGCCCGAACACCAGCGGGTTCATCGTCCCCGCACTCGACCTCCGGTGTTCGTTCGCCAGCGGGGCCGAGGAGATCCCGGCGGGCAACGTCGCCGTCGTCGCCCAGAGCGGCGGCGTCGGCCTCGTGCTGGCGTTCCAGGCCCGGCGGCAGGGCAGGGGGGTCTCCGCGGAGGTCGGCCTCGGGAACCGCGCGAACGTCGGCTTCGCCGAGGCGATCGAGTACTTCGACGGCGACGAGAAGACCGACGCGATCGTCCTCCACGTCGAGGGGACCGACGACGGCCGACGGCTGCTCGAAGCCTGCCGGGAGAGCGACACGCCGGTGATCGCGTACAAGGTCGGGCAGTCCGACGTCGGCGACTTCGCCGAGTCGCACACGGGCGCGCTCACGGGCGATCACGAACTGTACACCGCCGGCTTCGCCCAGTACGGCGTCCCGACGGTCGACGCCACCGACGACCTCCTGGACGCCGCCGCGGCGCTCGGAGACTCTCCGACGCCCGACGGTCCGAACGTCGGCGTCGTCACCGCCCAGGCCGGGCCGGGGATCATCATCACGGACCGCATCCAGCGCGCCGGTGGGCGGCTCCCACAGCTCACCGAGGAGACGCAGGAGCGCGTCGACGAGATCCTCCCCGGGATCACCTACGCCGACAACCCCGTCGACACGGGCCGTCCGATGCCGGAGTTCGGGGAGGTCGTGACGGCCGTCGCCGAGGACGACCGCGTCGACGTCGTCCTCGTGTACGAACTGTTCGAGGCGGCGATCGGGTTCCCGATCGAGGAACTCGACGGCCTCGCCGAACGCGTCGGCAAACCCGTCCTGTTCGCGACCGAGGGAATCGAGGAGGCGTTGGCAGACGAGCGCCAAGCGCTGAGAGACGTCGGCGTCCCGTTCTTCGAGACGCCCGAACGCGCCGCCGACGCCGCCGGTGCGCTGGCCCGCTACGCGCAGTTGCGCGAGGACGATCGCGTCACCGACGGCGGCGAACTTCAGGCAGGGACCAACGCGGACGAGGCGGTGACCGCCGATGAGTGA